The Cyclobacteriaceae bacterium DNA segment TAACATAATCTCCTATAAGTCAGCGCAAGAGGCCATTGACGCACTTGAGCAACCAAACGCAAAGCCCCCCGATATTATCTTTCTGGATTTAAACATGCCTAACATTGACGGGTTTGGGTTCTTAAAAAGCTTCAATGAAATGCCCGAAGCCGTGCGGAAAAAGGTTCGGATTATTGTACTCACCAGCTCGAACAACAAAAAAGATAAAGACGAAGCTTTTCAGTACAAGAATGTAATCCATTACATCACCAAACCCATTAAGCAAAGCGATATTGAAGAACTGAAAAAAAGACTGACTCAAACTACCGGTCAAGCCACTGCTTAAATTCCTGAACCCGCTCACGCGAAACGATGATGTCCTGATCAGGACAATCTTTTAAAATCAACTTCAACCGACTATTAGTGTGGCTGATGATATCCTGTATGGCTGCCGTACCAACCAGGTATTTACGATTTATTCGAAAAAATTCCTCCGGGTTTACCATCAACTCAAGCTGATCGAGGGTGAAGTCAAGAATGTGCGAGCGTCCTTCACGTGTGGTGCAAAACGTGGCTTTGTCTGAACTGAAAAAATAGAGAATATCCTTCACCTCAACGGTACGCAAGTGTTCTCCTACTTTAATCACGAATCGCTCCTTGTATTTTTTGGTCAGCAGCTCCATTACCTGGGTAATGCTGTTGGAAAAATCAACCTTGCCAACATTGGTCAGTTTCAGGGTATTGAATTTTTCAAGAGCTCCACGCAACTCATCTTTATCCACTGGTTTCAGTATGTAATCGATGCTGTTAACCTTGAAGGCTTTAAGGGCGTATTCATCATAGGCAGTTGTAAAAATTACAGGTGCAGAAATCGTTGTCATCTCGAATATTTCGAAACTCAGTCCATCACCCAATTGAATGTCCATAAAAATCAAATCCGGATGCGGATTGTTATTG contains these protein-coding regions:
- a CDS encoding response regulator; this translates as MQAIVDTTILIDDSEIDLFIQRRFLEVYAFSNNIISYKSAQEAIDALEQPNAKPPDIIFLDLNMPNIDGFGFLKSFNEMPEAVRKKVRIIVLTSSNNKKDKDEAFQYKNVIHYITKPIKQSDIEELKKRLTQTTGQATA
- a CDS encoding LytTR family DNA-binding domain-containing protein — protein: MNVLIIEDEIQAARRLENLINELLPQAIISGRTDSVKSAVKWFNNNPHPDLIFMDIQLGDGLSFEIFEMTTISAPVIFTTAYDEYALKAFKVNSIDYILKPVDKDELRGALEKFNTLKLTNVGKVDFSNSITQVMELLTKKYKERFVIKVGEHLRTVEVKDILYFFSSDKATFCTTREGRSHILDFTLDQLELMVNPEEFFRINRKYLVGTAAIQDIISHTNSRLKLILKDCPDQDIIVSRERVQEFKQWLDR